A window of Prolixibacter sp. SD074 contains these coding sequences:
- a CDS encoding DsrE family protein, translated as MKTYIVIITIIFTFLATGNSEAQAPAKSKVKNYIVLTRNIKQLKPIILAAKDLADEDGSHFGEFKVIICGKTITNVTQMDKMAPYLEMAEKNHVELYACGLSLKQFKIDPKSLPKQIHVTKNGLLYDFQLQKKGYLSIEL; from the coding sequence ATGAAAACATACATCGTCATAATAACCATCATTTTCACATTCCTGGCTACAGGTAACAGTGAAGCGCAGGCACCGGCAAAGTCAAAGGTTAAAAACTACATCGTTCTCACTAGGAACATAAAACAATTGAAGCCAATTATTCTGGCAGCTAAAGATTTGGCAGATGAAGACGGAAGTCATTTCGGTGAGTTCAAGGTTATCATTTGCGGCAAAACAATTACCAATGTCACTCAAATGGACAAGATGGCTCCATATCTGGAGATGGCAGAAAAAAATCACGTTGAATTGTATGCTTGTGGATTGTCTTTAAAGCAATTTAAAATCGATCCCAAAAGCTTGCCCAAACAAATTCATGTGACCAAAAATGGTCTCCTTTATGACTTTCAATTACAGAAAAAAGGATACCTAAGTATCGAGCTGTAA
- a CDS encoding glycosyltransferase family 2 protein produces the protein MRKISAIICAYNEEKTIKEVVTTVCEYFFDEVIVVNDGSTDGTANILGELKFLPSLRYVALPENKGKGYAMATGIEHATGEIIVFIDADLSNLKEEHFEQLITPVFSNEADMILGQATETLINYKINPFKSFTGERALLKKDVLPLLVKMKTSKFGVETFINLYYQAQGKRVKYVMLEGLKHPTKFDKAGSKSRAIKEFVLEGHQIALALFNNFNSLTKIVNNQINKF, from the coding sequence ATGAGAAAAATTTCAGCAATAATTTGCGCGTATAACGAGGAAAAAACAATCAAAGAAGTAGTAACAACCGTGTGTGAATACTTTTTTGACGAGGTGATTGTTGTTAATGATGGTTCAACAGATGGTACGGCCAACATATTAGGTGAACTTAAGTTTTTGCCTTCACTCAGGTATGTAGCACTTCCCGAGAATAAAGGTAAAGGGTATGCAATGGCAACCGGGATAGAACATGCAACAGGAGAAATTATTGTTTTCATTGATGCCGATTTGTCTAACCTGAAAGAGGAGCATTTTGAACAGCTAATTACTCCTGTTTTCAGTAATGAGGCCGATATGATTCTGGGGCAGGCAACAGAGACCCTGATTAACTATAAAATCAACCCGTTCAAATCGTTTACGGGCGAAAGGGCGTTGCTAAAGAAAGATGTCCTGCCCTTACTGGTGAAAATGAAAACTTCAAAATTCGGTGTGGAAACATTTATCAATCTATACTATCAGGCACAGGGAAAGAGGGTTAAATATGTGATGCTCGAAGGACTAAAACATCCAACCAAATTTGATAAAGCCGGTAGTAAATCAAGAGCAATAAAAGAATTTGTTTTGGAAGGACACCAAATTGCTTTAGCATTGTTTAACAACTTTAATTCATTAACAAAAATTGTAAATAATCAAATAAATAAATTTTAA
- a CDS encoding SDR family oxidoreductase, with amino-acid sequence MKVVLITGISSGFGFAIAQRLAKGNYRVYGTVRREVDPVLNVNYLYMDVVSDESVKQAIDEVQQKEGRIDVLINNAGAGIAAPLEFTKITDIQYLMDVNFLGAVRVTQAVLPIMRKQSGGLIISISSIGGLIGLPYQGIYSAGKFALEGFCQALYHEARQFNIKVTVINPGDFATRFTANRLCAEKNDSIAVYPTFGKTLSQIEQDEKNGLHPDELAKRIERLISKKKAPVRLVIASPLQKFSVFLKRILPEKLFYRIISKYYL; translated from the coding sequence ATGAAAGTGGTTTTAATAACGGGTATTTCATCCGGTTTTGGTTTTGCCATTGCTCAACGGCTTGCAAAAGGCAATTACCGGGTATATGGGACTGTGCGTAGAGAAGTTGACCCGGTACTTAATGTCAACTACCTTTACATGGATGTGGTTTCAGATGAATCCGTTAAACAGGCAATCGATGAGGTACAGCAGAAGGAAGGACGCATTGACGTGCTGATAAATAATGCCGGTGCAGGCATTGCAGCACCTCTTGAATTTACCAAAATTACTGATATTCAATACCTGATGGATGTTAATTTTCTTGGGGCCGTGAGAGTTACTCAAGCGGTATTACCAATTATGCGCAAGCAGTCAGGCGGTCTAATTATATCTATCAGCTCCATAGGCGGTTTGATAGGCTTACCCTATCAGGGAATTTATTCGGCCGGCAAGTTCGCCCTCGAAGGCTTTTGCCAGGCTTTATATCACGAGGCCAGGCAATTCAACATTAAAGTTACAGTAATTAACCCTGGTGACTTTGCTACGCGATTTACAGCAAACAGGCTATGTGCTGAAAAGAACGATTCGATAGCGGTTTATCCAACTTTTGGCAAAACGCTTTCCCAAATTGAACAAGATGAAAAGAACGGTTTACACCCGGATGAATTAGCCAAAAGAATAGAGAGACTTATTAGTAAGAAGAAAGCACCTGTAAGGCTTGTCATAGCCTCACCTCTGCAAAAATTTTCAGTGTTCCTGAAAAGAATACTACCTGAAAAACTGTTTTATCGGATAATTAGTAAATACTACCTTTAA
- a CDS encoding pyridoxal phosphate-dependent aminotransferase family protein codes for MKILSERYEQYDIPQQLMAAGIYPYFRAIKSGQDSEVTINGKGVLMFGSNSYLGLSNHPKIKEAAIKAIEKYGTSCSGSRFLNGTLDIHLELEEKLAKLVGKDEAICFSTGFQANLGTISALCGRNEYLLLDSQDHASIIEGSRLSLAKILKFAHNDMASLESKLMLCEPDKNKLIVVDGIFSMEGDIVNLPEIVRLKEKYNASLMVDDAHAIGVIGQNGRGTSSHFNLTQDVDLIMGTFSKSLASIGGFIAGDKEVINFLKHNARALIFSASMPPASVASVSAAIDIMLNEPERIKHLWDLTKYAHQAFISAGIDTGKSETPIIPLYVRDDMKVLKLARILLDEGIFVNPVISPAVSKDDAMIRFSLMATHTYEQLDVAVEKIIRAFKELDVAPRFQRVE; via the coding sequence ATGAAAATACTTTCAGAAAGATACGAACAGTATGATATCCCTCAGCAGCTAATGGCTGCAGGTATTTATCCCTACTTTAGGGCAATCAAATCCGGGCAGGATTCTGAAGTAACTATTAACGGGAAAGGCGTGCTGATGTTTGGTTCTAACAGCTATCTGGGCCTGTCAAATCATCCTAAGATTAAAGAGGCCGCGATAAAAGCCATCGAAAAATATGGTACAAGCTGCTCGGGTTCCCGCTTTCTTAACGGGACACTCGATATTCACCTTGAGCTGGAAGAGAAGTTGGCCAAACTGGTTGGCAAGGACGAAGCTATTTGCTTTAGCACCGGTTTTCAAGCTAATCTTGGAACAATTTCAGCTCTCTGTGGCCGCAACGAATACCTTTTACTCGATTCTCAGGACCATGCTTCCATCATTGAGGGAAGCAGGTTGTCTCTTGCCAAAATACTTAAGTTTGCCCACAACGATATGGCCTCGCTTGAATCGAAGCTGATGCTTTGTGAACCGGACAAAAATAAACTGATTGTTGTTGATGGCATATTTTCTATGGAAGGGGATATTGTTAATTTACCGGAAATTGTGCGATTGAAAGAAAAATATAACGCGAGCTTAATGGTTGATGATGCACATGCAATCGGGGTAATTGGGCAAAATGGCAGAGGTACATCCTCCCATTTTAATCTGACCCAGGATGTAGATTTAATTATGGGTACTTTTTCCAAATCGTTGGCCTCAATAGGTGGGTTTATTGCCGGCGACAAGGAGGTAATTAACTTTTTAAAGCATAATGCCCGTGCATTGATTTTTAGCGCAAGCATGCCCCCGGCTTCCGTTGCAAGCGTAAGTGCTGCCATTGATATTATGCTTAATGAACCTGAACGAATCAAGCATCTTTGGGATTTAACCAAATACGCACACCAGGCTTTCATCAGTGCCGGTATTGATACAGGTAAAAGCGAAACTCCGATTATCCCGTTATATGTCAGGGATGATATGAAAGTTTTGAAGTTGGCCCGCATACTACTTGATGAGGGTATTTTCGTGAATCCGGTTATTTCTCCCGCGGTTTCGAAGGATGATGCTATGATACGTTTCTCCCTTATGGCTACACACACTTACGAACAACTCGATGTAGCTGTAGAAAAAATAATCAGAGCTTTTAAAGAACTCGATGTAGCACCCCGTTTTCAACGCGTAGAATAA
- a CDS encoding DoxX family protein translates to METKTIEINKDLVTVLRILLSMIFIVASIMHTFKVEKVVDRINHARFSELGYLLGKPEISVIASGIAMFIAGIALLIGFNTKYAAIVLALILIPITITIQVGQMSTIGPLFKNVAIFGGLMFFALNNNFNNFKKTKA, encoded by the coding sequence ATGGAAACAAAAACAATCGAAATAAATAAGGACCTGGTAACAGTACTCCGAATATTGTTGAGCATGATTTTTATTGTAGCAAGTATCATGCATACATTCAAGGTTGAAAAAGTAGTTGACAGAATTAATCATGCCAGATTCAGTGAGCTGGGCTATCTGTTAGGTAAACCTGAAATTTCAGTAATTGCTTCGGGAATTGCTATGTTCATTGCGGGTATTGCGCTGTTGATTGGATTTAATACCAAATATGCAGCCATCGTTTTGGCTTTGATACTCATCCCGATTACCATTACCATTCAGGTCGGACAAATGTCAACCATTGGACCGTTGTTTAAGAATGTCGCAATATTCGGAGGATTGATGTTCTTCGCTTTAAATAACAATTTTAACAACTTTAAAAAAACAAAAGCATGA